TTCACCTCTTCACGCTTTCTACCTGATCCTGGATTAACGGTCAGGGTATTCTCTCCCACCCACTTGGTTTGGTGGGACTTGATCGCCTATATGGTGGTACTGAGCTTGGTCTTTGCAATCATTTATCTGGTCATTCAACTTAATCTGCACCGTCAACACCGACGCGCCCAGATCGATAGGTTGCAGTCAGAAGCTAACCAAAAGCTAGAATTTCAAGTACTCGAAAGAACCTCTGAGCTACACGTAGAGATCAAGCAACGTATCGAAACCGAGCGGGTACTCAGACACACCCAAGACGAGCTCATCCAAGCGGCAAAACTGGCGGTATTGGGCCAGATGTCAGCAAGTATTAGTCATGAATTGAATAATCCACTCGCTGCGATTCGTAGTTATGCTGACAATGGCCGACTGTTTCTAGCCAAAGAGAAAACAGATCGTGTCGATGACAACTTATCGCGTATTTCATCGCTCACCGACCGTATGGCGAAAATTAGCCATCAGCTTCGCTCCTTTGCTAAAAAGTCGACCGCAGAAGAACTACACATAATACAGATCCTCCCTGTATTGCATTCATCTAAGGAGTTAATGAAGCCACAACTCAAGAGTGAGCGAGTCAAGACCAATGAACTACCTGAAACATTTGACGCATGCATACTCGCCAATGCCATCCAGCTCGAACAGGTCATTATTAACCTGCTGACCAACGCGATTCAGGCAATGGAAAACCAAGACGACAAGCAGTTGGCTGTCCTATTAGAAGTTAGAGAAACGGCTGAAGCCAACACGCTACTGATCCACGTCGATGATAACGGCCCTGGTTTTACTTCCTCCTCGAGGGGAAACTTTTTCGAACCCTTCCATACCACCAAGAAGAACGGACTTGGATTAGGGCTATCGATATCTCAACAGATAATCAGCGGAATTAACGGCAAGCTCACAACAGGAACTAGCCCACAAGGCGGTGCTCGATTTAGCATTGAGTTGCCCCTTGTTGAGCAACAGAAAGAGCAAGAGCAGCAAAGACAAAAAGAATAAAACCCAGCACACGAAGCAAAAATAACAGACTGAGATGAGCCCGTTCAAATACGGCTTAACTAACAAACTCGGCGATAATTAGTATAAAAGAGTAAAGGAATCACTATGTGTCACGTCTATTTCATTGATGACGAATCCGATCTAAGAATGGCCATTGAACAGAGCTTCGAGCTCGCCGACATTGATGCCGAATTTTTCCCCGATGCGGAGTCAGCCCTGCTCGCGATTCAAGATAATGGATTGCCTCACGTGATCATCACAGATATCTGCTTACCGGGTATCTCGGGGCATGACCTGCTCAATACCGTGATGCATAAAGACACAGAGATTCCCGTGATTATGATCACTGGTCACGGCGACATCTCCATGGCCGTGCAAGCAATTCAAGACGGTGCCTATGATTTCATTGAAAAGCCGTTTGCCAATGAGCGTCTTATCGAAACCACCAAACGCGCCATCGAGAAGCGTCAACTGACCTTAGAAAACCTCGAACTCAAGCGTTCGCTCAAAGCCAGCAAAGCACTCGGCCCGAGAATCATTGGTGACACACAATCGATGACTGAGCTTCGTTCCATCATCACCCATGTTGCAGACACCAATGCCGATATCTTGTTATTTGGTGAAACCGGCACAGGTAAAGAGTTAGTTGCACGTTCTCTGCATGAACAAAGCAGCCGCCGAGAGCAAAACTTTGTCGCGGTCAACTGTGGGGCGGTACCTGAAAACCTGATTGAAAGTGAACTCTATGGTCACGAGAAAGGTGCGTTTACTGGTGCAGAAAGTAAGCGAGTCGGTAAATTTGAATTTGCTCAGGGCGGTACCCTATTCTTAGATGAAATTGAATCCATGCCGATGCAGGCACAAATTCGCCTGTTGCGCGTCTTGCAAGAACGCGTCATTGAAAGAGTTGGTTCCAATGGTTTAGTTCCTCTAGATATCCGAGTGATTGCGGCAACTAAAGTCGACCTAAAGAAAGCTGCTGAAGAAGGTACTTTCCGCCAAGATCTCTATTATCGCCTCAATGTCGTGACACTAGATTTACCGCCGCTAAGAAGCCGCCAAGAAGATATCCCAGCACTCTTCCACCACTTTTTACTGGTCGCTGCAGCGCGTTATGGCAAGACAGCCCCTGCACTTCCACAAAAGGAACTGCACGCGCTTTTGGCTCATGATTGGCCAGGGAATGTTCGTGAACTACGTAACAGCGCTGAACGCTTCATCTTACTCGGAAAATTAGCTCAACTGGGGGATGGTGTGAGCTCAGATAGCCACTCAGATGCCAGCATTAGTCTATCGGACCAAGTAGCAGAGTTCGAAAAAGCAGTGATCGAGCGTGCGCTGATTGAGAATGAAGGGAGCATAAAATTAACCATGTCTCAACTAAATGTCCCAAGAAAAACGCTTTACGACAAAATGCAGCGTTATCAAATCGACAAAGAGAACTTTAAGTAAAACAATAGATGTCGAAGTAAAGAATTAAGCTGCGAAGTAAAAGAAACAAGCCACGAAACAAAGCACAAACTCCCGCTTGATCTGAATGTTTATCGAAACTGGCAGAGATGAGGTTCCTCTCCCATAATTCATATATCGACTTTAAGGATAAGTTGCATATGAATGAAAAAACGACCATTCCGGTCATTGTAGATACAGTGCTGGTTGATGACCACTATGAAGTAGAAAGAAGGTCTGGGCGCGAGCGAAGAAAGAAAAGAGTACGATGGAAAGGCTACGACAGACGCTTAAGCGGCACAATAAGGCGCGGAAATAAGAAAGCGATAGATGAAAAGGTGTAACTCTTCATCTATCGCTGCTATTTATTACATTGAGAATAAAACCATTCACTACTTGGTTATAATCTCCGGCCCCATTAGAGTAGTTGGTAACCACGTTGAAACCCATGGCACGTAAGTCACGATGATTAGGAACAAGAACATCACGCCCACCCAAGGCAGTGCCGCTTTGACTACGTTCATCATCGACATCTTGGCGACCCCAGCGGTCACAAACAAGTTGAGCCCCACCGGCGGGGTTATCATCCCTATCTCCATGTTCACCACCATCATGATACCAAGGTGAATTGGGTCAATACCCAGTGCGATTGCGATTGGGAACACCAACGGAGCAACAATGATCAACAAACCTGATGGCTCCATGAACTGACCACCAATCAACAGCAGTACGTTCACCACAATCAAGAAGGTGATCGGACCTAAGCCGGCAGACAGCATCGATTCAGTGATCATTTGAGGGATACGTTCTTCTGTCAGTACATGCTTCAGAATCAGAGCATTGGCAATGATAAAGAGCAG
This region of Vibrio sp. BS-M-Sm-2 genomic DNA includes:
- a CDS encoding ATP-binding protein is translated as MFQAFRIPILLMVTYSSLMVFGGHWVWSTSHESLLNDHQSNLDRFSVHIASQLDKFAHIPELLSKDKELVDALHSPSNTAQIELTNRYLEHVNTVIQASDTYLLDSIGTTIAASNWNLKHSFVGRNFAFRPYYQQAIQGHEKQYFALGSTSGKRGYYYSYPVSYAAEIIGVIVVKMDLSSIEASWQGKQSFFVADDKDQIIFMSSNPEWLFKSLQPLDDTQQARIRENQQYLDTHIESLHFSGDLEGATSSIRSSHPLVKEKFFTSSRFLPDPGLTVRVFSPTHLVWWDLIAYMVVLSLVFAIIYLVIQLNLHRQHRRAQIDRLQSEANQKLEFQVLERTSELHVEIKQRIETERVLRHTQDELIQAAKLAVLGQMSASISHELNNPLAAIRSYADNGRLFLAKEKTDRVDDNLSRISSLTDRMAKISHQLRSFAKKSTAEELHIIQILPVLHSSKELMKPQLKSERVKTNELPETFDACILANAIQLEQVIINLLTNAIQAMENQDDKQLAVLLEVRETAEANTLLIHVDDNGPGFTSSSRGNFFEPFHTTKKNGLGLGLSISQQIISGINGKLTTGTSPQGGARFSIELPLVEQQKEQEQQRQKE
- a CDS encoding sigma-54-dependent transcriptional regulator yields the protein MCHVYFIDDESDLRMAIEQSFELADIDAEFFPDAESALLAIQDNGLPHVIITDICLPGISGHDLLNTVMHKDTEIPVIMITGHGDISMAVQAIQDGAYDFIEKPFANERLIETTKRAIEKRQLTLENLELKRSLKASKALGPRIIGDTQSMTELRSIITHVADTNADILLFGETGTGKELVARSLHEQSSRREQNFVAVNCGAVPENLIESELYGHEKGAFTGAESKRVGKFEFAQGGTLFLDEIESMPMQAQIRLLRVLQERVIERVGSNGLVPLDIRVIAATKVDLKKAAEEGTFRQDLYYRLNVVTLDLPPLRSRQEDIPALFHHFLLVAAARYGKTAPALPQKELHALLAHDWPGNVRELRNSAERFILLGKLAQLGDGVSSDSHSDASISLSDQVAEFEKAVIERALIENEGSIKLTMSQLNVPRKTLYDKMQRYQIDKENFK